The following are encoded in a window of Nitrospirota bacterium genomic DNA:
- a CDS encoding glycosyltransferase, whose amino-acid sequence MKIAVFQDSAGFIEPECVNAFQSLGHKIKVISLDRDPANPDITLPYNIIERVSELLTFMPDLLFMVNGNGIDERGFIPRIAALLKIPLALWYVDRPDTLENWNKENISPTTVVFVTDKSYVGDLRYSGIKKAFFLPLATNPARFSEGTEQYKDRLKDIVFVGKLDREKANTYFNTLKDRWQNKPADFDNIFKRIINSYRNRSGISIELISETTFNDCGFPFRFPSNDIKTLFYNSVEYMANVLHRTETIRALKPFNITVCGGWEWLDVVDKRHYLNEVNYFSGLASIYKNTKINLNISRMQLRTAVNQRLFDVPASGGFLITDFREDVEELFASGREIVSYRNIEELKGHIRYFLSHPDERRKIADSAKEKVMEKHTFEIRMSEMFKYVSLCLTDSEYSEQMNRLIRTDHSYIDALNLLGAAAYEIKQNVLAEEFFKLGLSLDPFNTDGKKGLAVINRIAGKRRLATA is encoded by the coding sequence ATGAAAATTGCAGTGTTTCAAGACTCAGCGGGATTTATAGAACCTGAATGTGTTAATGCATTTCAGAGCCTGGGACATAAGATAAAGGTCATAAGCCTTGATAGGGACCCTGCAAACCCTGACATAACACTTCCCTATAATATTATTGAAAGGGTATCTGAGCTTCTAACATTTATGCCTGACCTCCTGTTTATGGTGAACGGCAATGGAATTGACGAGAGGGGTTTTATTCCAAGGATAGCGGCATTATTAAAAATACCTCTTGCCTTATGGTACGTGGACAGGCCGGATACGCTTGAGAACTGGAATAAAGAAAATATATCACCGACTACTGTAGTGTTTGTAACAGATAAATCTTATGTTGGAGATTTGAGATATTCAGGGATTAAGAAGGCATTTTTCCTGCCGCTTGCAACAAACCCTGCACGATTTAGTGAAGGAACAGAACAATATAAAGACAGATTAAAGGATATTGTCTTTGTAGGGAAATTAGATAGAGAAAAGGCTAATACATATTTCAATACACTGAAAGACAGGTGGCAGAACAAACCTGCTGATTTTGATAATATTTTTAAAAGGATTATCAATTCATATCGAAACAGATCAGGAATATCAATAGAATTAATATCTGAGACAACATTTAATGATTGCGGTTTTCCATTTAGATTTCCCTCAAATGATATTAAGACCCTGTTTTATAATTCAGTAGAGTATATGGCTAATGTCCTTCACAGGACTGAGACTATCAGGGCATTAAAGCCTTTTAATATAACAGTATGCGGCGGATGGGAATGGCTTGATGTAGTTGATAAGAGACATTATCTCAATGAGGTAAATTATTTTTCAGGGCTTGCCTCAATATATAAAAATACCAAGATCAATCTCAATATATCAAGAATGCAATTAAGGACTGCTGTTAATCAGAGGCTGTTTGACGTACCTGCTTCAGGAGGTTTTCTGATTACAGATTTTCGTGAGGATGTTGAAGAGCTATTTGCATCAGGCAGGGAGATAGTCAGTTACAGGAATATTGAAGAGTTAAAAGGCCATATAAGATATTTCCTTTCTCACCCGGATGAAAGAAGAAAGATTGCAGATTCTGCAAAAGAAAAGGTCATGGAGAAACATACTTTTGAAATAAGAATGTCGGAGATGTTTAAGTATGTGAGTTTATGTTTAACTGATTCAGAGTACAGTGAACAGATGAACAGATTGATACGGACGGACCACAGTTACATAGATGCGTTGAATCTTCTTGGGGCTGCTGCTTATGAGATAAAGCAGAATGTTCTTGCAGAAGAGTTTTTTAAACTTGGATTATCCTTAGACCCGTTTAATACTGATGGAAAAAAGGGATTGGCGGTTATCAACAGGATTGCCGGAAAAAGAAGACTTGCAACAGCGTGA
- the rfbF gene encoding glucose-1-phosphate cytidylyltransferase: MKVVILAGGMGTRISEESHLKPKPMIEIGEKPILWHIMKIYSHYGFNDFIICLGYKGNVIKDYFANYFVYESDVTFNFKNGKEVYTHEHFAEKWSVTLVNTGLETMTGGRVKRIQKYVGNEPFMLTYGDGVADINITELINFHKSHGKFVTVTALQPLSRFGAMHINSAGVVDGFKEKPKANGSWINGGFFVMQPEVFDYLHENDPNLEVNALPGLQRDKQFMAHKHFGFWQPMDTMRDKVYLEELWKSGKPPWKIWE, encoded by the coding sequence ATGAAGGTAGTTATTCTGGCAGGTGGAATGGGTACACGAATCAGTGAAGAATCTCATCTCAAGCCTAAGCCTATGATAGAGATAGGTGAAAAACCCATTCTATGGCACATTATGAAGATATATTCCCATTATGGTTTTAATGATTTTATTATCTGTCTTGGATATAAAGGAAATGTTATTAAAGACTATTTTGCCAATTACTTTGTATATGAGTCTGATGTTACCTTCAATTTCAAGAATGGAAAAGAGGTATATACACACGAGCATTTTGCTGAAAAATGGTCAGTAACATTAGTCAATACAGGATTGGAAACAATGACCGGCGGCAGGGTAAAACGTATACAAAAATATGTAGGGAATGAACCGTTTATGCTGACTTATGGTGACGGGGTTGCAGACATAAACATAACAGAACTGATCAACTTCCATAAATCTCATGGTAAGTTTGTCACAGTCACCGCCCTTCAGCCGCTTTCCAGATTCGGTGCAATGCATATAAACAGCGCCGGCGTGGTGGATGGATTTAAAGAGAAGCCTAAGGCCAACGGCAGTTGGATTAATGGCGGTTTTTTTGTTATGCAGCCTGAAGTCTTTGATTATCTGCATGAGAATGACCCGAATCTTGAGGTAAATGCCCTGCCGGGATTACAAAGGGATAAACAGTTTATGGCTCATAAGCATTTTGGTTTCTGGCAGCCTATGGATACGATGCGTGACAAAGTATATCTGGAGGAACTCTGGAAATCCGGAAAACCACCATGGAAAATATGGGAGTAG
- the flgM gene encoding flagellar biosynthesis anti-sigma factor FlgM yields the protein MKIIGQNIPKNPENQAATGVNVVRTTSLVKGKNDGDADDVNKPGYSDDRIEVSDRAKEFNNIKTAVKGMPDIREEKVKEVSDQVKNGTYRVDAESVASGLVKETIADRLIK from the coding sequence ATGAAAATTATTGGACAGAACATCCCAAAAAATCCTGAGAATCAGGCAGCAACAGGTGTAAATGTAGTTCGTACGACTTCGCTGGTTAAGGGTAAAAATGACGGAGATGCAGATGATGTTAATAAGCCGGGGTATTCAGATGACAGGATTGAAGTGTCCGACAGGGCAAAAGAGTTTAACAATATTAAGACTGCTGTTAAGGGAATGCCGGACATCAGGGAGGAGAAGGTTAAAGAGGTGTCGGATCAGGTGAAGAACGGGACTTACAGGGTTGATGCAGAATCGGTTGCATCAGGTTTAGTAAAAGAAACCATTGCAGACAGGCTGATTAAATAG
- the flgL gene encoding flagellar hook-associated protein FlgL, which produces MRVSDKSLYNTITNNLQAGLERLLQLQESASSGKRINRPSDDPSGVIKVMDYDTAISKVEQHERNVGNGNSNLTATESAISSVQEVVQRAKELTVQASDASNDSSDRAIIAKEVEQIYNQVLSTANTKVNGKYIFAGYNNSTAPYSSDGTYNGTYPGGYMEVEVDSGSTVEINMPGYMVFGSSAYGTNILSALNSLQTALENNNTDGIGTAMTTLDSSLEQLNNARAEVGAKTNRLDTAKSYLSKLKLDLTDFKSQTEDADLTEVITKLTMQQNSVEISRASVSRVLQQSIMDFLK; this is translated from the coding sequence ATGCGGGTATCGGATAAGTCATTATATAATACAATTACCAATAATCTTCAGGCCGGATTAGAGAGACTTTTACAGTTACAGGAAAGCGCCTCGTCCGGTAAAAGGATTAACCGGCCTTCTGATGACCCTTCCGGTGTAATTAAGGTCATGGATTATGATACTGCGATATCGAAGGTTGAACAGCATGAGAGGAATGTCGGTAATGGAAATTCTAATTTAACTGCAACAGAATCTGCAATATCAAGTGTTCAGGAGGTTGTTCAAAGGGCAAAGGAACTTACTGTACAGGCATCGGATGCATCGAACGACAGTTCTGACAGGGCAATAATTGCAAAAGAGGTTGAGCAGATATACAATCAGGTATTGTCAACGGCAAATACAAAGGTGAACGGCAAATACATCTTTGCAGGTTATAATAACAGCACTGCACCTTACAGCTCAGATGGTACTTATAACGGGACTTATCCCGGCGGCTACATGGAAGTTGAGGTGGACTCAGGTTCTACAGTAGAAATAAATATGCCCGGTTACATGGTATTCGGTTCTTCAGCGTATGGCACAAATATACTTAGTGCTCTCAATAGTCTTCAGACTGCCCTTGAAAATAACAACACTGATGGAATAGGCACTGCCATGACAACACTTGATTCTTCGCTTGAGCAGTTGAATAATGCTCGTGCAGAGGTCGGGGCAAAGACAAACAGGTTAGATACTGCAAAGAGTTATCTGAGCAAATTAAAGCTTGACCTTACGGATTTTAAGAGTCAGACAGAGGATGCCGACCTGACTGAGGTAATAACAAAACTAACTATGCAACAGAATAGTGTGGAGATTTCAAGGGCATCTGTTTCAAGGGTACTTCAGCAGTCTATTATGGATTTTCTTAAATAA
- a CDS encoding rod-binding protein, with translation MKIDQLMQGTNIPTSKTDVAKAAKEFESFFAFYLLKVMRESVPKSGLLNSGMSENIYNSIIDENIAEGIAARGGLGLSDLLIRQMEVKDKGVK, from the coding sequence ATGAAAATAGATCAATTAATGCAGGGGACGAATATTCCAACATCTAAGACAGATGTTGCGAAGGCGGCTAAAGAGTTTGAATCGTTCTTTGCATTTTACCTTTTGAAGGTAATGAGGGAGTCTGTTCCGAAAAGCGGATTACTGAATTCAGGGATGAGTGAAAATATCTATAATTCTATTATAGATGAAAACATCGCAGAAGGTATTGCAGCTAGAGGCGGTCTTGGGCTTTCGGACCTTTTAATCAGGCAAATGGAAGTAAAAGATAAAGGAGTAAAATAG
- the rfbG gene encoding CDP-glucose 4,6-dehydratase — translation MIKKEFWDRKKVFITGHTGFKGSWLSLWLTAMGAKVTGYALDPPTVPSLYELCKIGESVHSIKGDIRDYKHLLTAIQESKPDIVIHLAAQSLVLHSYEHPVETFSTNVMGTVNLLEAVRNTKNIRAVLNVTTDKCYENKEWTWGYRENDTLGGHDPYSGSKVCSEMVTASYRHSFFNLSDYKKHRVLIATARAGNVIGGGDWAENRLIPDCIRAISDNKKIIIRNPNFTRSWQHVLEPLAGYMMLSQRLYEGDPASADAWNFGTDDIETKNIESVVKIFCLMWGKGAAYSVKKSKQLTEAKYLKLDSSKARMMLGWRTRWNLDRALQSIVEWTKGYIGGVGSRALCLNQINEYIKDM, via the coding sequence ATGATAAAGAAAGAATTCTGGGACAGGAAAAAGGTATTTATTACAGGACACACCGGATTTAAAGGGTCGTGGCTGTCACTCTGGCTAACGGCTATGGGGGCTAAGGTAACAGGTTACGCCCTTGATCCACCGACCGTACCGTCTTTATATGAATTATGCAAGATAGGAGAATCGGTTCACTCAATAAAGGGTGACATAAGAGATTATAAACACCTCTTAACCGCAATTCAGGAAAGCAAACCCGATATTGTAATCCATCTGGCGGCACAGTCTCTCGTCCTCCACTCTTATGAACACCCTGTAGAAACATTTTCAACAAATGTAATGGGTACGGTTAATCTTTTGGAGGCAGTAAGGAACACTAAAAACATAAGGGCAGTACTCAATGTAACCACCGACAAATGTTATGAGAATAAAGAGTGGACATGGGGATACAGGGAAAACGATACACTTGGCGGCCATGACCCGTATTCAGGCAGCAAGGTGTGTTCAGAAATGGTTACTGCATCGTATCGTCATTCATTTTTTAATTTGTCTGACTACAAAAAACATCGCGTCCTTATTGCAACTGCCCGGGCAGGTAACGTAATAGGCGGAGGTGACTGGGCTGAGAACAGGCTCATCCCTGATTGTATCAGGGCGATCTCGGATAATAAAAAGATTATCATCAGGAACCCGAATTTTACCAGGTCATGGCAGCATGTGCTTGAACCGCTTGCCGGTTATATGATGCTTTCGCAAAGGCTATACGAAGGTGACCCGGCATCAGCAGATGCATGGAACTTCGGTACAGATGATATAGAGACAAAAAATATTGAGTCAGTAGTAAAAATATTCTGCCTTATGTGGGGAAAAGGTGCTGCATATTCAGTCAAAAAATCAAAGCAATTGACTGAGGCGAAATATTTAAAACTTGATTCTTCAAAAGCAAGGATGATGTTGGGGTGGAGGACGCGATGGAACCTTGACAGGGCACTCCAAAGCATTGTTGAGTGGACAAAGGGGTACATTGGGGGCGTTGGCTCAAGGGCCTTGTGTTTGAATCAGATAAATGAATATATTAAGGATATGTAA
- a CDS encoding flagellar protein FlgN codes for MDKNFENLLEILEKEVDVYHEFLSILQVERQYMVDLSLDKLHECANHKETIILNLKILEESRVDVTGMIQDEYHSGPLTLLMIINIAPMRYKKALESCRSNLLSLVNSIREINQINGILAERAVNYTRTSLTFLNRLIHELPVYRPTGQIEQGYQTGKLVCKKA; via the coding sequence GTGGATAAGAATTTTGAAAATCTCCTGGAGATACTTGAAAAAGAGGTTGATGTTTACCATGAATTTTTGAGTATTCTTCAGGTTGAGAGGCAGTATATGGTAGACCTGTCATTAGATAAGCTGCATGAGTGTGCTAATCATAAGGAGACCATAATATTAAACCTAAAGATATTGGAAGAATCCCGGGTTGACGTAACAGGGATGATTCAGGATGAATACCATTCCGGGCCGCTTACATTATTAATGATAATTAATATCGCCCCAATGCGTTATAAGAAGGCCCTTGAATCATGCCGCTCAAACCTTTTGTCTCTTGTAAACAGCATAAGAGAGATAAATCAGATTAACGGAATCCTTGCAGAGAGGGCGGTGAACTATACAAGAACTTCTCTAACATTCCTGAACCGTCTTATCCATGAACTGCCGGTATATCGCCCTACAGGTCAGATTGAACAGGGTTATCAGACAGGCAAATTGGTCTGTAAAAAGGCATAG
- a CDS encoding tetratricopeptide repeat protein: protein MLSLCMIVRNEERHIKRCLESVQGLVDEIIIVDTGSVDNTVSIAKEFEAKVYFHQWENDFSKTRNESLKHASGDWILVLDADEVIAKKDHERIKTLLTDENHPPKPPLIKGGIILKDNEHPPLNKGGLGGVFSSEKVTGYRFVLRNYQDNGGIANWYSVERDCPEALGASGYVPAYLVRLFRRGDGILFQGVVHEVVEYSITDRGGIIVLTDIPIHHYGRMLEKGRMDQKNQIYVEAGEKKVALNPEDARAQRDLGTQYIEMGLFREAETVLKKAVELDPSSAHAHFNLGVAYENLGKKAEAKSCYLEALRLETGNVGASNNLAGILNEEGRFDEAKGYYENAIKANPDHYIVLFNYGILLEKVSDFLKAIECYEKALSIKPDFPDAYKRLGHVSMKLGDNVTGDALVRKAEELEHTDKANQTPANPPPSCLPPQVGEEFGSNIIAALPQGDGKSRSVELPPPPQDSLPFKGRVRVGMGLTTPEPRLSLCMIVKDEEEYLSRCLESVKGYVDEIIIVDTGSTDRTIEIAKGFGANLINHNWEGDFSAARNVCLENAGGEWILVLDADEVIAEKDIKKIREIIKHPGIDAYSLILRNYEFKGGITGWHHNSYDYEEGKDYPGYGEVPLTRLFRRKEGLRYIGKSHEVVEPSMSNLGISIINTDIPVHHYGYVRSDRDNNKKFEYYRELGEKGIQENPFDSKSMCDLGSHYTASGDYFRAEELLKKSLVIDSSRKRTHFNLGVLYAKQNNYVEALKYFTSTLELDRRDASARYNCGLMLEALGFPQDAFDQYREAISSNPEHAEAIFRLASLLKSNGYVEDSTTFYRRVLEIEPNHEGAKKIVRPEVRSQK from the coding sequence ATGCTTTCGTTGTGCATGATTGTACGTAATGAGGAAAGACATATTAAGAGGTGTCTTGAAAGTGTGCAGGGTCTTGTTGATGAGATAATTATTGTTGATACGGGTTCAGTTGATAATACGGTTAGTATTGCAAAAGAATTTGAGGCAAAAGTTTATTTCCATCAATGGGAAAATGACTTCAGTAAGACACGGAATGAATCCCTGAAGCATGCATCCGGAGATTGGATTCTTGTTTTGGATGCAGATGAGGTTATTGCAAAGAAAGACCATGAGAGGATTAAGACATTACTTACTGATGAAAATCACCCCCCCAAGCCCCCCCTTATAAAGGGGGGGATAATTTTGAAGGATAACGAACATCCCCCCCTTAACAAGGGGGGGCTTGGGGGGGTATTTTCGAGCGAAAAAGTTACTGGTTACCGCTTTGTCCTCAGGAATTATCAGGATAATGGCGGGATTGCAAACTGGTACAGTGTTGAGAGAGATTGTCCTGAAGCACTTGGTGCATCCGGCTATGTACCTGCATACCTTGTCAGGCTGTTCCGCAGGGGAGACGGGATTCTTTTTCAGGGCGTTGTACATGAAGTGGTTGAGTACTCTATAACGGATAGAGGCGGCATTATCGTTCTTACGGATATTCCCATTCATCATTATGGAAGGATGCTGGAAAAGGGGCGTATGGACCAGAAAAATCAAATATATGTGGAGGCCGGTGAGAAAAAGGTTGCGTTGAATCCTGAGGATGCACGTGCACAAAGGGACCTTGGAACCCAGTATATTGAAATGGGATTATTCAGAGAGGCAGAAACCGTCTTAAAGAAGGCTGTAGAGCTTGACCCGTCATCAGCCCATGCACATTTTAACCTTGGTGTAGCTTATGAGAATTTGGGGAAAAAGGCTGAGGCAAAATCATGTTATCTTGAGGCATTAAGACTTGAAACAGGAAATGTCGGTGCAAGTAATAATCTTGCCGGCATATTGAATGAAGAGGGTAGATTCGATGAGGCAAAGGGTTATTATGAAAATGCAATAAAAGCGAATCCTGACCACTATATTGTTTTATTCAATTACGGAATATTACTTGAGAAGGTTTCTGATTTTCTGAAGGCTATTGAATGTTATGAAAAGGCCCTTTCAATCAAACCGGATTTCCCTGATGCATATAAAAGACTTGGGCATGTAAGTATGAAGCTCGGAGACAATGTCACCGGAGATGCCTTGGTTAGAAAGGCAGAGGAGCTTGAGCATACGGATAAGGCAAACCAGACCCCCGCTAATCCCCCCCCCTCCTGCCTCCCCCCGCAAGTGGGGGAGGAATTTGGAAGTAACATAATTGCAGCCCTCCCGCAAGGGGATGGAAAGTCAAGAAGTGTCGAATTGCCGCCCCCTCCACAAGATTCCCTCCCCTTCAAGGGGAGGGTTAGGGTGGGGATGGGTTTAACTACGCCTGAACCACGCCTCTCCCTCTGCATGATTGTTAAGGATGAAGAAGAATATCTTTCCAGATGTCTTGAAAGTGTCAAAGGTTATGTAGATGAAATAATCATTGTGGATACAGGCTCAACTGACCGTACTATTGAGATTGCAAAGGGGTTTGGCGCAAATCTAATTAATCATAACTGGGAAGGTGACTTTAGTGCGGCAAGGAATGTATGCCTTGAAAATGCAGGCGGTGAATGGATACTTGTATTGGATGCAGATGAGGTTATTGCTGAAAAGGATATAAAGAAGATACGGGAAATTATTAAGCATCCTGGGATAGATGCATATAGTCTGATTCTGAGAAATTATGAATTTAAGGGTGGAATCACAGGATGGCATCATAACTCTTATGATTATGAAGAAGGTAAAGATTACCCCGGATATGGAGAGGTACCGTTAACGAGGCTTTTCAGGAGGAAAGAGGGATTAAGGTACATAGGAAAATCGCATGAGGTCGTTGAACCATCAATGAGTAATTTAGGTATATCAATTATAAATACAGATATACCTGTTCATCATTATGGTTACGTCAGGAGTGATCGTGATAATAATAAAAAATTTGAATATTACAGGGAGTTGGGGGAGAAGGGGATACAGGAAAACCCGTTTGATTCTAAATCTATGTGTGACCTCGGCAGTCATTATACCGCATCAGGGGATTATTTCCGTGCTGAGGAGCTGCTGAAAAAATCCCTTGTAATTGATTCATCAAGAAAGAGGACGCATTTCAATCTCGGTGTCCTCTATGCAAAACAGAATAACTATGTCGAGGCATTAAAATATTTTACAAGCACACTGGAGCTTGACAGGAGAGATGCAAGCGCAAGATATAACTGCGGTCTGATGCTGGAGGCACTGGGTTTTCCACAGGATGCCTTTGATCAATATCGTGAGGCCATCTCATCTAATCCTGAGCATGCAGAGGCTATATTCAGGCTGGCATCACTGCTTAAATCCAATGGATATGTGGAAGATTCGACCACTTTTTATCGCAGGGTTCTTGAGATCGAACCTAACCATGAAGGGGCAAAAAAGATTGTAAGACCTGAGGTAAGAAGTCAGAAGTAA
- the csrA gene encoding carbon storage regulator CsrA, with translation MLILTRRSGEGLRIGEDIKVVILEVKGNQVRIGIEAPQEIQVHRDEVFERIKAENIKAASVTPDYLQKLFKLWTDKKE, from the coding sequence ATGCTTATATTGACAAGGAGGTCCGGAGAGGGATTAAGGATTGGAGAGGATATTAAGGTTGTAATACTTGAAGTAAAAGGAAATCAGGTCAGGATAGGTATAGAGGCACCGCAGGAAATACAGGTTCACAGGGATGAAGTTTTTGAAAGGATTAAGGCAGAGAACATAAAGGCAGCATCCGTAACGCCTGATTATTTACAAAAGCTGTTTAAGTTATGGACTGATAAGAAAGAGTAA
- a CDS encoding flagellar assembly protein FliW yields the protein MKLFTKRFGEIEIEEEKIIHFPHGILGFPNIKRYIVLNHLNKPDIPFKWLQAIDSPELAFVITDPLLFEPAYNPSINEQELKELGIKDLSERGIIVIVTIPHGEPEKMTANLQGPVVVNLSSRTAKQIVLTGEEYQVRFPLLNNMPAVAGSKA from the coding sequence GTGAAACTATTTACTAAAAGGTTCGGTGAGATTGAGATCGAGGAAGAGAAGATAATACATTTTCCGCATGGCATATTAGGATTCCCGAATATCAAAAGATATATTGTATTAAATCATCTGAATAAGCCTGATATACCCTTCAAATGGCTTCAGGCAATAGACAGTCCTGAACTTGCTTTTGTTATTACTGACCCTTTGTTATTTGAGCCTGCTTATAACCCTTCTATTAACGAACAGGAGTTAAAGGAACTCGGCATTAAAGATTTATCTGAACGCGGTATTATTGTTATTGTTACAATACCGCATGGTGAGCCTGAAAAGATGACGGCAAACTTACAGGGGCCTGTTGTTGTTAATCTAAGTTCAAGAACAGCAAAGCAGATAGTCCTTACAGGAGAAGAATATCAGGTTCGTTTTCCATTATTGAACAACATGCCCGCTGTGGCCGGCTCTAAGGCGTAA
- the flgK gene encoding flagellar hook-associated protein FlgK, whose amino-acid sequence MGIYDIFDIGKHGIRAQQTAIQVTSHNISNINTQGYSRQEVVFDEADPVNGNPGQIGKGVNAATIRRKYDSFIESQLVDSRESFGNLDIKKSALSKLETMFYDSQGSGINRLLQDFFKAFHDLSANPSGTPERISILSKAGAFADTINSTSTNLLQLQKDMNTQINQTVTNINSITSQIADLNVKISQAENGGQNANDIRDKRGNLLNELSDKVDISFYEDASGQVSIIGAGSALLVEKGKSWNLGVESNADNKGYYNIVFDPSGNNSVDITNNISNGKLKGLVTVRDNTTTAIIDKVDRFAAAVANEINQLHRGGFGLDGSTGENLFTPAFEAGDAVSVSPQSTNTNKTGVDVTIDDPSILTYQDYELTFSSGSYIITNKSTNELQSNVYADPAVVTFQGLSFNITGAHADGDIYTISAHKDAGKNLTVALSSSETDKIAAATVNADNRGDNRNAVAISQLQDELSVDGTSTFNGYYSSIVGAIGADSQYVNSSYTAQDFSLKQMENMRESVSGVSLDEEMTNLMKYQRAYEASARLITVGDDMLQTLLGMLK is encoded by the coding sequence ATGGGTATATATGACATATTTGATATTGGAAAGCACGGGATCAGGGCACAGCAGACCGCAATCCAGGTAACGTCACATAATATATCGAACATTAATACTCAGGGATATTCACGTCAGGAGGTTGTATTTGATGAGGCAGATCCGGTTAATGGAAATCCCGGTCAGATTGGTAAGGGGGTAAATGCCGCTACAATAAGGAGAAAATACGATAGCTTTATTGAAAGTCAGTTAGTAGACAGCAGGGAGAGTTTCGGTAATCTTGACATAAAGAAATCAGCCCTTTCAAAGCTCGAGACTATGTTTTATGACTCACAGGGTTCAGGTATTAACAGACTTTTGCAGGACTTCTTTAAGGCATTTCATGACCTTTCTGCTAATCCATCAGGTACACCTGAGCGGATATCTATTTTGTCTAAGGCAGGGGCATTTGCCGATACCATCAACAGCACTTCTACAAATCTTCTACAACTTCAAAAAGACATGAATACCCAGATAAATCAGACCGTAACGAATATAAACAGCATTACATCACAGATAGCAGACCTGAATGTTAAAATCAGTCAGGCGGAGAATGGCGGACAAAATGCAAACGATATCAGGGACAAGAGAGGGAATCTCTTAAATGAACTTTCAGATAAAGTAGATATTTCATTTTATGAGGATGCTTCCGGTCAGGTTTCAATTATAGGCGCAGGCTCTGCCTTACTGGTAGAGAAGGGCAAGTCATGGAATTTAGGTGTAGAAAGTAATGCTGATAATAAAGGATACTACAATATAGTATTTGATCCCTCCGGCAATAACAGTGTTGATATAACAAACAATATCTCAAACGGTAAACTCAAAGGTCTGGTGACTGTCAGGGATAATACAACAACAGCTATTATTGATAAGGTAGACCGATTTGCCGCGGCTGTGGCCAATGAGATTAACCAGTTGCACAGGGGGGGATTCGGACTTGATGGTTCTACAGGAGAGAATCTGTTTACACCTGCGTTTGAGGCAGGGGATGCAGTCTCTGTGAGCCCACAAAGCACAAATACGAATAAGACCGGAGTGGATGTAACCATAGATGACCCGTCTATTCTGACTTATCAGGATTATGAACTCACGTTTTCAAGCGGGAGTTATATAATTACAAATAAATCCACCAATGAGTTGCAGTCCAATGTTTATGCTGACCCTGCTGTTGTAACTTTTCAAGGACTTTCTTTTAATATTACAGGTGCTCATGCTGATGGAGATATATACACAATCAGTGCACATAAAGATGCCGGAAAAAATCTGACGGTTGCCTTATCATCGTCTGAGACTGACAAGATTGCGGCCGCAACTGTTAATGCCGACAACAGGGGTGATAACAGGAATGCTGTTGCCATATCACAGCTTCAGGATGAACTATCTGTAGACGGCACGTCAACATTTAACGGCTACTATAGCTCAATTGTCGGGGCAATAGGGGCTGACTCACAGTATGTAAACAGTTCTTATACTGCACAGGATTTCTCATTAAAGCAGATGGAAAACATGAGGGAGTCCGTATCCGGGGTTTCTTTGGATGAGGAGATGACAAATCTGATGAAATATCAGCGTGCTTATGAGGCATCTGCACGTCTTATAACAGTCGGTGATGATATGCTTCAAACCTTATTGGGGATGTTGAAATAA